The DNA segment CATAAACCCCCTCGTCTTCTTTAGTTGAGAGAGATTAGGCAGGCAGATGGAGCACTATTGGTGACAGCAGTACTTCTGGGTATCTGACCTAATCATGTTCATGGATTTAAAATCAAAGGAAGCATCTCGACATCATTGGTTTGGTACTACAAACCAATAATGATACATCATAACAATTCTCCATGGCTCCACCTTTATCTGTCATTAGCTTTGTCAAATGGGCCCTGATAATAATGCTGCACCAACCatgaaacaagaagaagaagaagaagaattagaaGAATCTTGGGATGTACTCATGAAACATAGTAACATACCACGGTAAGAGAATATTccattatgatgaaaaatatggAACCGCTAAGAGAATCTACTACTAATAATTGCATTTAATTTGAACATGGCAGTAATCCTCGAACAAAGCATGCATAAAAACATTCGAACAAGTTATCGAATTCAAACACAACACAGGACCACTCGAACTAGTTAAATGAAGTTTACATGCACAGGACAACAGAGTAACAGTTTAGACAACTTGGATGAAAATTCATAATCTCACGAGACTACAAAGCAACAACAAGAAACAAAGATAGCAATGACAACCAtacagaatttttggagatcacctAATCATGAAATGCATGAACTCTTATTACTACATCAGAAGGTTGAGGTTTTAGCAACATGGTGaagactgctgctgctgctgctgctctcctTGCCATGCCCAGACGATGTCCTTGAGGGCCGGTCTGATGCCCTGATTCCACAGTTTCTGGTACTCCAGAGTATCTCCATTTGTCTTCTTTATCTCCACCAGATGAAATGACGGAGTGACCTCGAAGATCTCTGCATCAATAGCCAGAACTCCCTTTCGCCCTAGCTTGGTTCCTTCCATTATCAACACTCCATGGTCATTCTTCTTCACCTTTAACTTCAAAAACCTCGCAACGTCCTCCAGCTTGGAGATAATGGTAGCGGCTGATTTACCAGATATGAATCTTGCTTCTCTCTTCTGGTCGGTCTCCTCAAACAGACCTGAAAGATCAAATCCAGCCGAAAGAGAGATGATATCGAAAGCATTTAAGTTGGTGAATTTCCTCATCTGCCTCTCCTCGGTCATATCTGTATCAGGGGAGCTAAAAACTTCGTTCATATCAGGTTGATCAATTTCTTGTGTTCCTTCACCATTTCTAATTACTCCTTTATCAAGTCCTTTTCCAAACCAAGGATTTTCCATAATCTTTGCGATTGAGATCCTGGTAGTAGGATTTGGGTCAAGAATGCGTGATAGCAACCTCCTAACATCCGAAGGGAACCAACAGGGACACTTAAATTCTGCTTTTGCAATCTTCCTATACATTTCCATGAGATTTGAATCATGGAACGGGAGATAACCAGCCATGAGAACAAACAAAATCACCCCACAAGACCATATGTCAGCTTTGGCTCCATCATATCCCTTTCTACTGATCACCTCGGGAGCAACATATGCTGGAGTACCACAAGTTGTGTGGAGCAAGCCATCTTGTCTCTTAGACTCAGCAAGAGCACTCAAACCGAAATCTGATATCTTTAGATCTCCATTCTCATCGAGCAAAAGGTTTTCAGGTTTCAGATCACGGTGATAGACACCTCTGCTATGGCAAAATTCCACGGCATTAATCAGCTGCTGAAAATATCTTCGAGCCACATCTTCCTTGAGCTTGCCTTTGGCAACTTTGTTAAACAGCTCGCCACCTTTCACATATTCCAGGACAAAGTATATCTTAGATCTGGTAGCCATGACCTCATAGAGCTCTACAATGTTTGGGTGTCTTACCATCCTCATGATTGATATCTCACGTTTGATCTGATCGATAAGCCCAACCTTTAACACCTTCTCCTTGTCAATCACCTTTATGGCAACACTCTGAGAAGTCTTTATGTTCCTAGCATAGTAAACTTTGGCAAATGTACCTTTCCCTAACAATCTTCCAACCTCATACTTCTGCATCAACACAGTTCCTCTATTTTCCAATTCCATCTTATGAATAAGCTAAACACAAAACCAATATGATGTGCTCCCGCTTGTGAGATGGCACCTTCTTAAGGGCGGGATCGTCAGCGTGGGTGAGGTATCTCAACCGTCTTCCCCGATGTCGTGGTCTAACACGACATCCTTTCGAATATTCCTAGCTCCACTGTGGCATTGAGCATGGAGCGGAGACTGGATTTCATGGCGCCCTCCGATCTCATCAAGAATGAACAGTAAGAGCTTAGCTGAAGCAACACTAGCATTAATATTAGGTAAAAGTTTGTCAGCGTTCAAGCACATCTTTCAGCATTCCCTTGTGTTCCAGTTTTCAGCAGGACACTACAGAAATTAACAGAAACCAAACTTGCTTCAATTCCAAGAAACATAACAAGACTGAATTATTTTGAATCAGAGCAAGCAGGACTAATAAAGAAAAGCAGCCTTTGACAACAATACGGAGCAAAGAAAAGATATGCAAATAACAGCATAAGATAGCAACAAAGATAATCTTGCACTAGTAAAAATAACCCTTCAAACTGGAGAAGATGATAACAGGTTATTCTCCAAACTCTGCAATCGAATTTAAGACCACAGAGTTTACTAGACTTTATTTTTAAAGATTGATCTTTTTATTATACATAAAGCATAGTCGAGAGATTCGAtctatttcaaaaaaaattttaaaaaaaaattgatcatgcagGCCTGTTTAAGAATCTATAAATGTCAACAGAGAAATGTATACTCTTATCAAAGGAATCATTAGAAGAAACTAAGCGACTCTGTTGGTAATTTCTTCGCAAAATGAACATACGATAGATTAAAGCAGCACTGTGAGCACAAAGGCTGCATCAACAGACATATAAACGAAATCCTTCGATAATAGAATAATCTCAAAAGCAGAACTCCATATCTAAACGGATCAAGATCTAACAAACTAGGTGAACGTTGAAACTTTTTTCTGTAATgtggaaaaaaaaacttttttttcgATAAATATCGAGCAAAAATAGATTTTTAGCGGATCACTAGaatcaaaattgtttttttttgggGAATCGAAACaaaacaaatcaaagaaatcaacagGAAAAACGGCACGATGCAACCGAGTTGTTACCTCTATGCGCAGGAAACAGATCGGGATCCACAACAAACTAGTGAATCTAGCGCCGAAATTTTCTCATGCAAAACCGGTAACATTGAACcataagaagagaaaagaagcttCTATACTGTGAAAAACAACCCTTTTTTTACCAAATCATGGAGAAAAAATTAGATTTTTAGCTTATCCCTCGAATCTAATTTGGTTTTTCCCGCATCCAAACACAGTCAAGGAAATCGCCATGAAAAACGCCAAAATCCGATCGAGTCGTTACCCTTTCGCGCAGGAAGACCTCAGGGGAGATGAACAACGAGCCTCCGGAGATCCAAACCGAGATCCAGGCAGAGGAAACAgcgaagagaaagaggaaggcgaGAAAAGCCCAAGATTAACCCCccttccctccctctctctctctctctctctctctctctctctctctctctcgtgattGGCAGCCACCAACCTCTGACAACCCACAAAGTAACGTTGTACACAAATAGCCATCCTTTTCTTGAAGTGTGACAACTCGTGCCATTTGCCCCTAATTAATCTATTATGAATCCCTTAATgcacagttatattattattattatactacGAGAATATAATAAGATTCATCAGCTCCACTAATCCATGTCCGCCAGTGAGGTTGGTGGCGACTAAGAACAATAACTCATCCAAATGACCTACTTAATCATATTTATCGAACCATGATCTGTCTTGACGGGGGGCGAAGGGTCAGCAAAATATCGAAGCCATACGCTCGTTGTGGACCGTAAACGGTCGACTGGGGGTGGGGGGCCCACGTCCCGTTGGCAGGGTGGCGCTTGTCCGCTCGTGCGGGACCCGGGTAGGACCCACTATGTCGACGGCGCGCGTGTCGTCGTTCGCACCCGGGCCCGCGCGCACGGGAGGCGACCTGGAAATGGACGAGCGAGATGGGTTTGGTGATGCGTCTTGTCCGTCGTATCAATCGATCGATCTTGCAAAGCTATTAGAATCGCTTTCGTCGAAGATTGGATTCGGACAAAGAAGGTTCGACCGAATGACATAGAAGAAGGTTCAATGTCTGTGTTTGATGATAATTGTTGGTGACAATTCTGGTTATCTGCGACGTCAATTGATTTGAAAGAGCCATCGGAATCGTCTTCATCGCAAGATTGGATTGTTACAATAAAAATCGATCGAATGATCACaaaagtttaaagtatattttggaTGACACTTAAGAAGATAATTCTGATTATCTACGATCTTGAAGAGCCATTAGAATCGGCTCAATTGAATAATCTCAATTAGATCGTAAACGTAATCGACAATATCCCATTGATATTTAAGTTACAGTGGATTTAAGATAGTGTGATATCAAAAAACAATTTTTGAATGAGTGAGTAACCAACGTTCAAACTTGTGTTGAGTTAGGATTAATGTGACACTCGACTTTTCGCATATCATATCTCTTAGTCGAAGCTGATCAATTCCGATCCGATCTATCGATAGTGATGATTATTCATAGTCGATAGTTTTAGTAAGAATCttttgatgttcaacttttaacttatcGTGCCCCCATATCAACCATCAATCTTTTAGTAAGAATCGATTTATTCGGGACGATATTATTATGGATTCGATTTGTCCACATTCTTTACCGAAATATCTATTACGACTCTGCTGAAGTGATGTTATCTGAAAGTTACATCCACTTTGGACCAATAAAATGTTTGCCAAGCATCGAGTGGTCGAGAGCTGGATCGACAGCTACATTGTCCCAAATCTATGAGCCGATGTGACCACACCATCAAGATATCTCTCTCACAGGCATTTGGCATTTGTGGGGGTATTTGCTTCCTTTGATGTCTTCCATGCAATGCAAGCACGAGTCTGTCTCTACCATAAGTATGACCTGACAAAGGAGGAAAGCTTTCGAGAATTGATGAGATCTGCACTTCATCCCCATTGAAGACAACAAGCAGCAACTTTGTGATGCCTTAGTGACATGACTAGTATATGTCGATAATTTATAACTGTGATCAAAATttgtatttatataaaaaaaaaaaaaacacttgtagCATTACATCTATTAATAAGCTTAACAATCAGGTAAATATTTGACCATAGATTCATAAAaatcttattataattttattaatcatattgatgtataaaataaaattaggaaGAGCCGACGGACTCTAATTTTCTCATTCTTCTTTGATTCCATGTAGGCGTAAAAGATATAAGTTAGGAATATCATGTTGAAGGAAATAATGGTGCGAATTAGTTCACTAATTTCGCTAAGAACTCTAAGACATTTTGCTTTTGACGATCTTTGACATTGTGGTTTGCCTTAGGATGCAAACGATTATACTATTTTCAATCTtaattagtaaatatttttctttttcttgagaaAAAAAAGATAGGAATATAAGAATACTATTGTGTAGATATAATGTAGTTTATTGTATTATATATATCGTAAATTATACTAATAATGATGTAAGCTCTATGCTGGATAACACCTAATGTTGCTTTGATTTGAACACAAAAGACACCCTCTAATATAAAGAAATAACATAACACGGATTCAGTAATAGTAATATTGGGGGGTTTGTCCGATTTAACACTATACCGGTTCAATAGAAAACCGGTCAGCCGAACCAAGTCGCTGTGAGGAAACAACTATCCTTTTGGTATGAGGATATTTTGAtcattggaatatatatatatatatatatatatatatatatatatatatatatatatatatatccgagaAGAACCTAAAATGTAGGATATTTCTCTACAAATCATCCTTGTTTTTGttagttatttatttaaaaaatatttgagctctaaaaatgaaCATCTAACGTCACGGAGAAAATGGTTGGATAGAAAAGGATTTCCACACTTAtaacattttgattttttaattttcaattaGTATTCAATGATATCGGTACTTTTAGTAGAGGAACCGAGGCCAATAAAACCTTGGCATAAATATGAGAGGATGAGATCTTGACACGAGTAAAAGAAGTTTGTGAATGaacttatataatttttttgttctttcgtaAGCCTCAAAAGGTGTCGTTAATGATAGAAGGTTACTACCACTATATGAGACTAAATATAATCAATTATGATATAATCAACGGTAActaacttattttttttttttactttttttaaattcacttaaataatataaaaatatattaaaagggGTCAGATGTAATAAAAATGTCTAAGAATTGTTTAACATGTTGAACCTTTATTGTTCCTTGGTCAAACCCTTGTGTATTGGTTGATTTTGATATACCAACATGTGTTACACCAATATATATTATATCGATATTTAGTAGATGAAGCTTTTAGGGGGAAGCTTTTAAAAAggaagaagataaaagaaaaagaggagatgATAGAGGAAAAATGAAAGAGAAGACATTGTGAAAGAAGAGGATAGAGGAagatagaaggagaagaagagaaggaattaTACTTATGTATGGCAAACTTTTAGATTTAGTTAAAATTAATTAAGTTGTGAGGTATTTTTATATTATCCAATCACAAAGGATTAACTTAGAGATAATATCATATAGGTCCCAAAGAATTTGTACAAAAAAATTTATTAGCTTAAGAAAACGAGTGATAAAGAAGTTTCGATATCTTACAAAATAAGGTAACT comes from the Musa acuminata AAA Group cultivar baxijiao chromosome BXJ2-8, Cavendish_Baxijiao_AAA, whole genome shotgun sequence genome and includes:
- the LOC135619651 gene encoding CBL-interacting protein kinase 18-like; this translates as MELENRGTVLMQKYEVGRLLGKGTFAKVYYARNIKTSQSVAIKVIDKEKVLKVGLIDQIKREISIMRMVRHPNIVELYEVMATRSKIYFVLEYVKGGELFNKVAKGKLKEDVARRYFQQLINAVEFCHSRGVYHRDLKPENLLLDENGDLKISDFGLSALAESKRQDGLLHTTCGTPAYVAPEVISRKGYDGAKADIWSCGVILFVLMAGYLPFHDSNLMEMYRKIAKAEFKCPCWFPSDVRRLLSRILDPNPTTRISIAKIMENPWFGKGLDKGVIRNGEGTQEIDQPDMNEVFSSPDTDMTEERQMRKFTNLNAFDIISLSAGFDLSGLFEETDQKREARFISGKSAATIISKLEDVARFLKLKVKKNDHGVLIMEGTKLGRKGVLAIDAEIFEVTPSFHLVEIKKTNGDTLEYQKLWNQGIRPALKDIVWAWQGEQQQQQQSSPCC